The Phaeodactylum tricornutum CCAP 1055/1 chromosome 6, whole genome shotgun sequence region CATCTTTCGAAAGACACCATGCAGGAGCAACCACTACCTTCGCCCATGTTTCATTTGAGTCCAGTTAAGCCGAAGGCAGCAATTTTGTCACTCCCTCCAGATTCGCCCGGAGTTAGCGTGATTCAGGACGGTAACTCCGATGGTAACCGCGTTTTTTCTGTCGTGATTCCAGATGGAGTGAGAGGTGGCGAGTACTTTCGCGTAACCATGGCAGGTGAGACGATGAAAGTTAAATGTCCGATGATGGTAGATCCTGGCGAGCGCGTTCGAGTTACGTTGCCACCCAAATCACCCCTATCTCCCACCGATATAAGTGTGATTGCGGCCCGTCATCCTGGGCCTTACTGGACCCACATTCCTTACCGTGCCAAACCGGGAGAGCGCTTTCAGCTGAGTGTATTTGGAGCCGTTGTAAATGTGAAAGTACCACCAGGAGGACATGAGGGCATGAGAATCTGGTTTATGCTAGGAGAGAAGAAAGGCGAAGAAGATATGGCCGATGGCCACGCTCCATCTTTGGGCCAAATTGATGTGCCTCCTCTCTGCGACAAAAGCGATTCTTCAAACGGTTTGGAAAGAAGAGATACTACAACGAACAGCGATACAATGAGAAAGGAAGACACCATTAGGCCTTCTGAAAGCGAACTATCCCACACTGAAGAAGATGGcatttccgacgacgaaacggaagaacCATTCCGTCCTTCCTTGCGCCCATCTACGCTGCGAGGTATGTcctttgacgacgacgaaaagactCCTTCTACCTACTGTTCCGATCCCGATGCCCATCCGAACGGTGAAGAAAAAAACGTGTTCCACGATGCAGTGGAGGAAATCGGCAATCGTGTCCGCCGTGGTGGTCGCCGGGTCGCACTCCCAGAACCGCCACTCTACGAAGCCGAAGTTCTTTGTTTGCGGTACGTGGGCGGGGAAGGAGAACATCGTGAGTATGGTTGGGAAAAACCGGACTGGACAACCAAAGACTTACGGCCAACTGGTAGGAATGTCAAAGACGGCTCGACGCTGGCCAAACCTGTAACGTTGATTGCCAATGTTGTCGGTACGGAGCAGCATCTGTCGTGGGAGAGGCCCGCGTGGACGAAACAGACTCTCAAGGTGACCGAGAAAGGCCAAAGGGCTAAAAATGGCGAAACTCTCGCGGCTCCGGTGACGAACATTGCCCATGTTGCTGCGGAAACGGCTGACTACCAATTTCAAAAACCAGAATGGACCAGAAACGCCGGATTGCGAAGCACAGGAAAGTTCGAAAGGCTGCAAGAAGGGAAGGATATTGTTCGTCCAATTGGAGGTATCAAGCATATCGACAATGTGAACAAAGTTGATGTGGAGCTCCTTTCCTCTACATCCAGTCTGGTAGAGCTCCCACGTCATGAATCAGTTACGACTTCCTCGCATGTCCCGGAAATCGTAGTTCCTTTGGACCCAGCTGATGCGGACAAAAAATTGGAGTTGGAGGACTCTATCTCAGAGGTTTCTCAAGTCGATAAGGACACCGTCGAACCGGACGAAAGTGTGGAAGAATACGACGAAGATATCTTTTCCGaggaagaatacgaagaATATGTTGTTGTGAGAGAAGAAGACGTGGAAGAAGATGTCGCATTGGCTGAGATTCGAATCGCGACGTAATCGTGATCAGAAGACGTAGGCAAACGACCCCTACGAACCACCACGTATCTGCCAACGTCTGAAGTATACATAGAATGCCAACGTTGCAACATCGTTTCGACTCGATTCTGTGACAACATGACGATACCATAGAAAGGGATCTTATCGCGACATAGCTTGTCTACACGACCTCGCTATGAAGGTAGTCGCGTGGGATGAAACTGTATTGTTCCCTTGTTTCCACGATTCAGACCTTTTAGCACAGCAAGCAAACATTGCTAGACCTTCTTAGTAGTATTCCTATAAAAACGTGTGTAGACAGAATGCTGAACGAATCATCGTTGGAACGCAGCTGGGCACAGGGGCGCATGCAACATCATTCCGTCTATCATATAGTAGATCCGTTTCTTCTTTCACTTTCACGACACAGTCACGACACGTGTAGCTGGGATGCATCTTCAGTAGAGCCCAACCCACTTTAGAATACTTGCACGATATCCATTGTACCGGTTCTTACTGCAGTTTTTGGACAAACAATCATGCCCGTGGTTCGTAGCAATCGAGCCGCCACTGTCGTGTTCTTGGCCCTCTGGACAGCGCCTTCACGGGCCTTTACGGCCGTGCCCGCCACTCCTGTCGTGGGACTCTGCGGACACGGTAATGTTGCTCACAAGCCGTGTCACCACGCCGCAATTCCCTCTCTACGAATGGTTTCGTACGAGGATTTACAGGAAAAGCTTCCTTCGAAAGCGGTGATTGACGTGGTGTCCATGAAGCCCGAGAAAGTCGTTGCTTCGGACGTGGCTACGGCAGCGGGGATCTCGCTCTCCCAGGCGCGCAAGGATTTGACCGCCTTGGCGTCCATCTCGCGTGGCGACATTTCAGTGGACAAGGACGGAGAACTCATCTATTCCTTTCCGCGTGATTTGAATTCCGTACTGGCCAGCAATTCCGTCAAGTACCAAACTTTGCAGCTGGCGCGGAAAGTGTGGCCGGCTGTCTTTTGGGGCGTGCGCGTTTCCTTTGGTGTCACGTTGTTGGTGTCGCTGGTGGCCGTCTTTACTACCATCTTTTTCATCACTTCCAGTAGTTCCAATAACGATGATCGACGAAGAGATGACCGTGGCGGTGGTATGTCCTTTGGCATGGGAGGCATGTGGGGACCATCGCCAttggatttcttcttctACCGTCCTTACGGGTCGTACGGATACTATGGTCAGCCGGAGCGTGATCCGGAAGAGATGGGCTTTTTCGAGTCGGTCTTTAGTTACATATTTGGTGATGGCGATCCCAACGCTGGTCTGGAAGAGAAGCGACTGGGTTTAGTGGCCAGCATGATTCGGGAAAACAAAGGAGCTGTGACCGCCGAGCAGTTGGCACCGTACTGTGACGGCGCGCCGAACCCACAAGAACTCGCATCCAAGACGTACGTTGATGAAGTAAGTATAGCGATGTATGCGCAAGAGAGATATGCAGTCGTTTACCTATCGTCGCCTCTGTTCGAGTTTGGCTCATCCTATTGGCACCTGTCCAACAGAGCTTCGTGCTACCGATTGTTACCGCATTGAATGGTGAACCCCGCGTGACTGAAGATGGTTCGATTGTCTACACGTTCCCGGAGCTGCAAAtgtcggcggcgaccgtCAAAGTGATACCCGCAGCATCCAAAGAAGGTATGATTCTACGTCGTGCCGGACTCCGTCCCGAAGCATCCACGGCAGATATCAAGCAGCTGTTAAATTACAACGGAATCGGAACTCGCGGTGCCCGGGATCGCCGAGACTTGGTGAAGCttgtcgaagaagtcatGCCTCCCATGACGGAGGAGGAAGAGATGGAAATGATGGGACAGAATCCGGCGTTGTTGCAAGAACGGGAATGGAAGTTTAGTTTGGCACCCGAGATCAATCGATTCCTAGCCGGGGGGTTGGGGGTGGTGAATTTGGGAGGTGCGCTGTATCTGGGCAACTTGTTGGGACAATACGCGATGTACGGCGTCAGACTACCTTCCTACTTTGGCATTGTGCAGGGCGCCTACCCTTTCCTGCTGGCCTACGCGATCTTGTTCAACGTCATTCCATTGGGACGCAACTTTTGGATCAATCAGCAGAACAATCAGATCCGGCAACGGAATCTGATTCGCCGAAAATGGCGGACGGCATTGGAATCGTCGCTGCAGTCTGGTGAGATTGGACGCAAGATTGCGGCAGCTCGAAAAATGGGCACCGATTTGAAAAGGCTGGGTGCCGCCGAAGACGTGGTTTTCGATACCCGCAAGCCGATGGAAGAAATCCAGCGGAATAGGGAAAACTCCGCGCTGGATGATTTCGACAGAAAGCTACGAGAAAGTGAAGGCAAGAGCTTTGAGTAAGACTGTAGTGTTGCGTTTTAAACGGCTTTCTAAGTATATTAGGTATGTATTGGCAAACGGACTGCCCTCTCAAAATGTAGTCTTCTCGAAGAAGGTAAAGTATAAAGATAGTACAACTGACGTAGGCATCAAGCGTGGTAGCGCAACTGTGTAACGAGTCCAAAGTGGTCGCTGGGTGCGGTGGGCGTCTCCTTGTACGTCTGCTTCCACGAGTTGTACTTTTGCCACGTCAAGTTCGGAATCGCCAATTTGCCAATCATGAGGGTTGAGATTATTTCCGTTGCCGCATCCTCCACCGCGTTGGTGTGCACCAGACAACGATCGAAGCGACGCCGCAAATTACTTCCCAGCATTGGGTTCAGCTTACCATCGTAAGTATAACCCTTGTCTTTGGCGAGCTGAGAGGTCAACCAGGCATCCTTCCAATTCTGTGTGCTTGGCAGGTATCCCAACAATGGCTTGTCGAAGGGGGTTTTACGCTCGTCGTCCCAATTCATGTCTCCCGTCAAAATAACGGTTTGGACCGCACGGTGTCTTGCCATTTCTTTGTGACAGAATTCTTGCATTTGCTCCAACTGTAGATGCCGTTGTTCCGATCCCGTGTAGACTGGGTCGCGTTCAGTGGCTGGCATGTAGCTTTCCAGATGCGTTGTCGTGACGATGCATTGTGCTGCGGTGGTCGAATTCTCGGATCCCGGCAAACGTACCCGCACGAACAAGAATCCACGTTGCATCACTGTTCGGGAGAAGTCTTTCCAGCCGAAGTCGAGTACTACTGGACAGGGGCTCCCGTCGGCGGCGTCTTGTTGTTTGACCGCCAGGGCTACGCCGTAGGGCGCGTCTTCTTGATGAATGACGACGTAGCCGACTCGTTCGAGTGCGGGAAAGAGTGTACGGGCCAATCCTGGTGTGACTTCTTGCAGACCAATGAACCAGAGGGGGTTGTCGGGCGATTCGCAGCGCAGTAGTTCGTCGACCATGGCTTGCATCCGCGCAGCCCCATGGGGGTGTCCATTGTCTCGATCCAGACCGAACCAAATATTGTAGGTGGCTACGGAAAAGTGACGGGGCGTGGATGAACCCGTAGACGAGACTACTGCCGGAGCATTGGACGGACGAATACTGGGGCTGTGTATCTTTGTCGGTGACGACAGATGTCCTAGCGAATCCGCGATCGCCAACTCAAGGGTGACGCCCCATTTGGCCTTTATTTTGGCGCACTGCTGCTTCTCTGCGATAGCTCGTTTTTCCGCAGCAGATTTCTGGAAGGGGGATCGGACTTCAATGGCTTTGCCATGCTTGGATCCGGCTTTGGACGAAGCCGCTCCTTCCTCTGGTTCGGCAAAGAGAATAACGCGACGGACGTCGAGCGATTCGTTGTCAACGCTGTCGTCATCCACATTACCTTGATCGAAAGCCGCGGGTCGTTTCCGGTGCAGGTCTCCGGTGGAAGCGATCAACCACGGCGGGACATCGATCGCAGGCGCATCGGGGACCGCCGGGGAAACCGACATGCGCTGGCTTTTGCGGGGACGTGAGTCCGTCATCTTGTCACCGTTCCAACGCGGAGAAGACCAAGCGGAAACGCTAGACGAGGAACGACAGGATACCCAGACAAGAAAGGAGGAATTCCGGCAACGTCGTATCCAGCCACTCATGAACAGTGGAGGGAATAGTTGTGACGGTACGCAAGGTTGCACGAGCTCCTTGCTGGAAACTGCAGGGATACACGGGCAAGAAATTGGATTTTCAGATTTTCTCCCACATGTGACACAACGGCTCTTTATGTCGTGTTCTGTGTCGCACAGAATGGATCCATAGGAACAGTGACAATTCGCCATTTGCGATTAGCAGGGGTGAGAATTGCGCTACCTTTGGGAAAATTCTCACTGATACAAAGTAATTTTTATTTTAGCGGGAAAAGCTTATAAATATGTTTACTTATACACAACCTCATATATATAGAATGGATCCATGGGAATACTCCATAACCCGCTTCCCTTTTGCCTCGATCGATTAGAAACCCGGATGATTTTTGGCTCGTTCTCTGGCCTGTCCTTGCTACGTTTCATCGCGTCTGCCGTCACACGCGGTGAAAACGCTCGCACCCCAACCCAACCTCACAAACTTGGGATGGGTCCCCGCAAGCAAGGGTAAATACTGCCAATAGTCGATCTCATCCCCAAAATGCTGCTCTCGCGGTTACGAATACTGCTGCTACTGTTGTTATTGTTCATTAATGTGCTTGGGAAAAATCGCGTTGCGGCCTTTTGGTCCCTGTCGGTATGTCGCGTGGAGCTTCAGCATGTCACCTTGGTCCTCTCGGCGGCTCGCAAACCCAAACCACGCATGGCCGATAAACGTCGACAACGAGCGAAACAACAGTCACAACAACGGCAATCGCAACTACCCTTCTTGACGGAAATACCGTCATCCCAACTTGATTTTCGAAAATCGTCACCACCACTGACGACAACTCCGTATGTACCGGCCAAAACGCCGGACTCTACCCGCGACAATCCCGCGGCGCCGGCCGCTATGTCCAAGGCTCAAACACTCCTCGACGCGCAACGAAAGTCTATTGCCGTCTTGACAGCCGTCCGGACGAGTATTGAACAAAAGATGTCCTTGGAATTGGTGGAAGCCTCGTTGCACGAGCGAGGGTACTGGTACGTGGACAATTTTCTCGACGACCACGAGATTGTGCAGCAACTCCAGGACGAGGGAGCGACACTGCTGGAAAACGGCATGACGCCGGACATGACCAATCTAGGGTCGGGAGAGTACACCGTCGCCTTGGCAGGGGGCGACGCCCAGTACGTACTCGCGCCGCGATCCGTTGAATGGGTCGTCTCCGCCACCAAGCACGTTCCACTCCAACTACCGTCCTTGAATTTAGACAATACCAATTGTATGGGTGTGATGCGTACCTTTGACCGGAACGCCTATCAAGCATCTCGCACACTCCTGACCGACGGTGATGATCAGGCGGAAATCAAACCGCGACCATTTGGAACCGTGGCGACGAAAGAAGGGGATCAGCGAAAGATTACAATGCGCTATTACTTAGTTCCGGATGCCACCTGTTGGAACGCTTCCAGTGGCGGAGGATTAAGCTTTGAAGATAGCGAAACGATATATGCTGTTCGCAATCGTCTTGTACTTTGGAAGTCCGATTGCGTTGCGTATCGCCCAGAAGTCTGGAAAGGAAGTGAGGAAGAAGGTGAAAGCCTGGCTAGTTGTATCGAACTACATCTGATCTCCACTTCCAATGACGAAACTCGATAACGCTACCGATGAGAGACATTTGATGCCAAAGATTTGCTCGACGATTGCTTTTGGTGCACAGTGGTTGTTCTTGTATAAAGTACTATGAACTCGTGATCCGCGTTGCACGAAGGAGCCCTGAACGGCACGCTTTACAGTTTGTCGAATCTGCCGCATTTCTCCTTCGCCACCGTCGTGATCGTCGCCTCGCGCCCTCAATCATTAAATTGGTGAAAGAGCACGCTAAAGCTAGGCCCGGTGGTAGCCAGAGTTTTTGTCGTAGCTTCTTCCTGTCGAGCTGCACAAATTGACTAACTGTTAGAATGCTGGGGTTTCGTTTTATCCTGTGTACGTCACGCGTCCACTGGTTTTTCCTTGAATTGGCAGTTTCTATTCCTCTCTAGATTGAtcgaagcttgacgggttgggagcagctcatccatgccagcgcgatacctctGCTTTGTCATacacagagcatacaccaagcattggattgttttctaattgctaattttacttaagcgccgtttcgcgctcaatctaaGGTACTTAtcaattttcaaattttggccgaaatagcggtttttTCATGTCGGAGAGGCCGAATTAGCGGTTTTCCTCTGATTTTTTGAAAACATATGTCATAATTTTAGGGATTATGTCAAACGGTCGATGTAGTTCTTAAATACTTTGTCGGAGACTTACGAAAGTGATATTTTATGGCAAATAACGATGTTCTAACTGAATGTCGAGTGTACCGACACCAACCAGCGATCCAACGACCAAACGAAGGTCCACGCAACGCCATGAGAAAACAGCCATGCATTGACAAAGTCGAAAGCGTGAGCGTTACATGTTGCTGTCTCTCTAAATCAGCTTCTCGTAGGACGGCACTATCCGTCGTGATATTGGCGTCTTGAAGCCCTTTCTTAGAGCGTGCTGCTGTCCACCCCACGTACTCATAGTATCGCCACGAACTAGTCATAATAGTTTCTACCATGGTGCTTCCAACAACCCCAACCCGCTCGGTTGTTCCAGTCGTTACCAACAGCATCGGTGGAAACAACAGCGAAAGCGTACGCACAATCAAAAATGTTAACCATTACCAGATCAGACTATCCATGACGTTCGCGTGGGGAGCAATCTTTGTCTCCAGCGTTTTCGGGTATTACATTGGATGTTTGAGCCGCATGCATGGATTGGGAAACCGGATGTTGCCGGAAGAATACTGTGATGACTCGGCGCACCCCGTATCTGACGCAAATTGCAAAGTCTCGCGCCTTCCACGGATCAAGCTACCAGCGGGAAAGTCTTTCCCCGATTCCATGTACACCAGCCAAAGCTATTCGACCAAGAATGTTATTCTCAGTCATCACGAAATTTTGACCCGACAAGACAAAAACTTTCTTTCTTACGAAGTGGCCGATGCCGATTCGCTTCAAAGGCAACAGAAGACGATAAACAACAACACTCTTAACTTTGAGTCTCTCAATCGCAGAAATACAGAAAAGGAATTCGAAGACGATCATCAACCGACGGGTCAACATCTGTTGGTCGATATAGAAAATGTCGATGCCTCATTTTTGAACTCTGCTCATCAATTGGCTTTTGCTATGGTGGATGTAATTGAAATGAGTGGTTTGACTCTTTTGTCCTACCATTGCCATGGACTTGAACCTATCGGAGTAAGCTGTGTCGGAGTCCTACTGGAAAGCCACGTCTCCTTCCATACATGGCCAATTGAAGGTGTGATTACACTGGACCTCTTCACGTGCGGTCCACAACCGTTGCTGCCATTGGTGCCAATTTTGGAAAGACTGTTTGGTGTTCCCCGAGTCCCCAAACCTCTAGAGGGTACTCCCAAACCTCCCCGTACCGTATGGGTGCACAAGAAGCGAGGCTTCCGTCGCGATCGCGTCGGCGAAGCAGATGATACAGCTGATTTGGAGCATTGGATGCTCGGAAACAGGGGCATGCAGCTAAAGAAGTTGGTGGCCACGGTAAATACTGAATTTCAGGATGTTTCCATTTACGACGTCATCAACACGCGCTTCGCGAGCGCTGAAGCGTACGAACGGTCGCTTGCTAGCGATGGTTCGTACGAGTCACAGCATCCAGAGCTTTTTCGTAAAGATCGTGTTCTCTATCTGGACAATGTCGTTCAGAGTCGATTGCTTGGAGAAACAGCCTACCACGAATCGTTGGTTCATCCAGCAATGTTTTCGCATCAAAACCCACGACGGGTCGCGATCATTGGGGGAGGCGAAGGTGCGGCACTTCGCGAGGTTTTAAAGCACCGCACGGTAGAGATGGTGACAATGTTAGAGATTGATGAAGCTATGGTTAATGCGAGTCGGTCTTTTCTGAAAGAGTGGAGCGATTGTAGCAATA contains the following coding sequences:
- a CDS encoding predicted protein, coding for MLLSRLRILLLLLLLFINVLGKNRVAAFWSLSVCRVELQHVTLVLSAARKPKPRMADKRRQRAKQQSQQRQSQLPFLTEIPSSQLDFRKSSPPLTTTPYVPAKTPDSTRDNPAAPAAMSKAQTLLDAQRKSIAVLTAVRTSIEQKMSLELVEASLHERGYWYVDNFLDDHEIVQQLQDEGATLLENGMTPDMTNLGSGEYTVALAGGDAQYVLAPRSVEWVVSATKHVPLQLPSLNLDNTNCMGVMRTFDRNAYQASRTLLTDGDDQAEIKPRPFGTVATKEGDQRKITMRYYLVPDATCWNASSGGGLSFEDSETIYAVRNRLVLWKSDCVAYRPEVWKGSEEEGESLASCIELHLISTSNDETR
- a CDS encoding predicted protein → MVSYEDLQEKLPSKAVIDVVSMKPEKVVASDVATAAGISLSQARKDLTALASISRGDISVDKDGELIYSFPRDLNSVLASNSVKYQTLQLARKVWPAVFWGVRVSFGVTLLVSLVAVFTTIFFITSSSSNNDDRRRDDRGGGMSFGMGGMWGPSPLDFFFYRPYGSYGYYGQPERDPEEMGFFESVFSYIFGDGDPNAGLEEKRLGLVASMIRENKGAVTAEQLAPYCDGAPNPQELASKTFVLPIVTALNGEPRVTEDGSIVYTFPELQMSAATVKVIPAASKEEMEMMGQNPALLQEREWKFSLAPEINRFLAGGLGVVNLGGALYLGNLLGQYAMYGVRLPSYFGIVQGAYPFL
- a CDS encoding predicted protein (unknownn protein), which produces MQEQPLPSPMFHLSPVKPKAAILSLPPDSPGVSVIQDGNSDGNRVFSVVIPDGVRGGEYFRVTMAGETMKVKCPMMVDPGERVRVTLPPKSPLSPTDISVIAARHPGPYWTHIPYRAKPGERFQLSVFGAVVNVKVPPGGHEGMRIWFMLGEKKGEEDMADGHAPSLGQIDVPPLCDKSDSSNGLERRDTTTNSDTMRKEDTIRPSESELSHTEEDGISDDETEEPFRPSLRPSTLRGMSFDDDEKTPSTYCSDPDAHPNGEEKNVFHDAVEEIGNRVRRGGRRVALPEPPLYEAEVLCLRYVGGEGEHREYGWEKPDWTTKDLRPTGRNVKDGSTLAKPVTLIANVVGTEQHLSWERPAWTKQTLKVTEKGQRAKNGETLAAPVTNIAHVAAETADYQFQKPEWTRNAGLRSTGKFERLQEGKDIVRPIGGIKHIDNVNKVDVELLSSTSSLVELPRHESVTTSSHVPEIVVPLDPADADKKLELEDSISEVSQVDKDTVEPDESVEEYDEDIFSEEEYEEYVVVREEDVEEDVALAEIRIAT
- a CDS encoding predicted protein encodes the protein GQHLLVDIENVDASFLNSAHQLAFAMVDVIEMSGLTLLSYHCHGLEPIGVSCVGVLLESHVSFHTWPIEGVITLDLFTCG
- a CDS encoding predicted protein, translated to MSGWIRRCRNSSFLVWVSCRSSSSVSAWSSPRWNGDKMTDSRPRKSQRMSVSPAVPDAPAIDVPPWLIASTGDLHRKRPAAFDQGNVDDDSVDNESLDVRRVILFAEPEEGAASSKAGSKHGKAIEVRSPFQKSAAEKRAIAEKQQCAKIKAKWGVTLELAIADSLGHLSSPTKIHSPSIRPSNAPAVVSSTGSSTPRHFSVATYNIWFGLDRDNGHPHGAARMQAMVDELLRCESPDNPLWFIGLQEVTPGLARTLFPALERVGYVVIHQEDAPYGVALAVKQQDAADGSPCPVVLDFGWKDFSRTVMQRGFLFVRVRLPGSENSTTAAQCIVTTTHLESYMPATERDPVYTGSEQRHLQLEQMQEFCHKEMARHRAVQTVILTGDMNWDDERKTPFDKPLLGYLPSTQNWKDAWLTSQLAKDKGYTYDGKLNPMLGSNLRRRFDRCLVHTNAVEDAATEIISTLMIGKLAIPNLTWQKYNSWKQTYKETPTAPSDHFGLVTQLRYHA
- a CDS encoding predicted protein, producing the protein RVLYLDNVVQSRLLGETAYHESLVHPAMFSHQNPRRVAIIGGGEGAALREVLKHRTVEMVTMLEIDEAMVNASRSF